In the genome of Pirellulales bacterium, the window TGGCGCTGAATCCATAAACGACGCAAGCCCTTCCGGGGAAGGGCTTTTGGCGTTGGATGACGCCGAGGCTCATCCAGAGTCACAATTGGCAAATAGTGGAGGCGGCGGGAATCGAACCCGCGTCCCGCGACATTTCCATGTCGGCTTCTACGTGTGTAGCCGGGTTGATTTACTCCTTCGCCGCGGCTCCCCTACCGGCCGGGTTGGGCAGCGGCTATCCGGGAACTTGTTTTAGCCTTGGCCGTGCCCAGCAGTGAACCAAGGCGATTCGGATTTAGCGTCCGACTTTTGGGCCTCTCCGACTAAGGCCCGCAGTCGGGACTACCTGTGTTTAGGCAGCCAGAGCAAACGAATCTTCGGCAATTGAAGATGCGGTCAGCTTTTAACGTGGCCAACTGACCAACCACGACACGCCACCAACACTTCTAGCTGTCCGGTCGATACCATTTCGCCCCCGACGGGCACGAAGTGCCGTAAGCAATCTCTCTTCGGCACAATTATAGGAGAACTTTGGGGCCGGGGCCACGGCTGCCTGGTGGCCGGGCGTGCCTTCCCCCCTCACGCCTGGCCTGAAAAAGCCCCTGGCTTGCGGCAGAAATTGGCTCCTCGGGGCGGTCGAGTCTCGATAGTGCCGGACACCCCTGCGATTCGGGCTGCAAGGACGCCGGTAGCGTGGGCCGGCAGGCGATCGACCGGTCGTCCACGCGTCGACTCGGGCGGCGTTACGCTCCGGCGTCGTGCGGCGCCAGGCGGCGTCTCCGCCGTAGTTCGCGCATCAGCAGGCCTACGGCGCCCATCCCCAGCAGCACAATCCCACTCGGCTCGGGCACGGCGACCAGGCATTCGGCGACAACCTGGCCCGAGAGACGCGCGCCAAAGGGCTCGAAGCCTTCAAACGGCACGTCGAACGCGTAGGGAAATACCAGCCGGTACTTGAGGCCGCCGTGCCCATCCGGCACTCCCTCGAAGTGGCCGCGGATTTCGTCGCTGCCCAGTGCGTTCACGGCCCCGTCGAGCGGAAACGAATCCGAGCCGACCAGATCGTGAATCGGCCCCATCGAATCGTAATCGATTTGGCCGGCGACTGTCTGGAATCGAATGCCCGCGGTCGAAAAAGACATGTCGGCCAAATCGAGCTCGATACGCTCGTCGGCCGAGATTCGGATCTGGGCGCCAGTCATGTTGAACGTAACCGTTCCTAGTCCGCCTAGATCGAGCACCCCTGAGGCATCCGGTGCGGTCAGCAGGGAAGCGTTGATGTAAAACGCATCGATGTTTTCAGGCGTCGAGTGCGGGATCAGTTCGATGGTCGTGTCGAGGTGTCCCTCGAGCGAGCTGTGAACGACCTGGCTGATGGGATCTGCACCCGCGATCAGGCTGACATTCAGAGACGATTCGTCGTCGATGACTTCCAAGGTGCAGTCTTCGAGCTCGGGCCGCGTGGCTACGTAGAGCAACGATTGCAAGGGATCTCCCGGGCCGGCAACAAGCGATTGCGTGACGACCGCGAGGGCCAGTTGACCGTGGTTGTTGAAACCTTGATGCGTGAAGTCCACGGCAACTACCTGGCGACCGTCGATCGCATCGCCCGAAGTGAGCAGTCCCACGTCCTGACCGTTGTCGATAAACCGGACACCCGCCTCGACGTTTTCGGCCACATAGACCATCTGGCCGAAATCGTTGATCGCCGGCTCGCTCACCGTGCCGTCGACTAGGGGATCGAAGCCAGGTCCGCCGAAGTTGCGAGTTGCTACGGGCGTGATTCCGGTTTCGTCGGCCAAGTAAACCGTGTGTGGGAACGCGAAACCTGCCGAGAACCAGGGAGCATTGAACAAGACCTGCCCCGCTGCGTTCACGTCGAATCCGTATGGCCACCCGAGGGCATCCGTTGCCGAGTTGTAGACGTCGACCGCATTGCTCGAGACCGCGTCGTAGCGCGTCAAGGCGGCCACGCCGCTCTGAAAACGCAAGGTGTAGACGTTGCCCTGCTGATCGATCTGCGGACGCACGAAGTTGGGAACCGAGTTCGACGTCGTCACTGTCGTGGGCCCCGCGCCGCTGACGTCGGACAAAAACAGCCCATGCGCAACACTGGCCGTGGCGCCCAGCGCCAGGACTTGTCCCGCGTCGTTCAACGAGGGAACCGCGAACGCTTCGGTCAGTGGGTTGCCGGTCGTGGAGCCAATCGTCACCTGGGTCGTGGTGCCGTTGTCCCACAGGTTGTAGACCGTGGGCGAGTCGGCGCCCGGAAACAGGACCTGGTCCAGGTTGTTCAACTGCTGCTCGCCCATCGTGGTCACGACGCCGCCCGAGGGAAGCACGTCGCCGTCCGAGTAAATCGTCGACACCATGCCGCGGCGGCTGAGATACAGGCCCTCGACGCCGTTGGAATCGACGCCGACGAACAGCAACGAACCACGATCGTTGAGGTGGAGCGGGCCGTAGAGAGAGCTCAGCCCGAGTTGGTCGGCATCCGCCACCAGTCGATAGGTCCAATAGTCGGCCGTGCGATGGTTGTCGGCCAACAGCGTTCCGGAAGCGAGGCCGAGGACGGCCAGCGTCGCCCCAAACCAGAGGAGGCAACGACGTAGCGCTGCGCGGATCATGATCGTGTCCCCTTTGTATCGTAAGCAACGCACAGCAACTTCAGGGATGCCACGACGCCTGTGTCAGGGCATCGCCGACGGGCGACCAAGGCGCGAGCCGTTCCTTGCCGGAAGGGGGCGAGATGCGAACGCTTCGCTGCCGGGCAGATCGCTCCAGGCGAGATGCCTGGCGAAGAACCGAAGCCGATCGTTGCACCGCTCGCGCCACGCCAGATCCACGGGCTTGGTCGCTTGCGTAGGATTTGCCGCCAGGCAGTTCAGGCCTGGCGGGAATGCGGTGCGTTCACGGGCAACATCTTCAAGAGAAGATCGAGAAACCAATCGCGAGAGTAGGGGGGCAATAAGCCCTTGTCAAGCAACACGCGCAACCAGCCGGTTCGCACAACGGTCGGATGTTTCACTGCGGTCCGTATTCACGCGATGGAATTGGTGTTTGGCGTCAGCACTTGGGCCCTGAATAACGGTCAGAGGAGTTCGCTGAACGGATTCAAACATGCAATGCGCCTCTACCGCAGCGAAAGTTGCCAGATGACTGCGAGCATCCCGACCGGGATGCACCACCAGGCGAATTGGGCGAAGCGCCCGCGGTTCAGAAGGCGCAGCAGCAGCGTCAGGGCCGCTACGCCGACGACAAACGACACGAGCGCCCCCAAGGCGAGCGTGCCGGGCGAGTCGGAAACGGTCGCGCCGCCCAACGCCAGTTCGGCGATTTCGAGCACCGCCGCGCCGACGATCGCCGGAATCACCAGCAGGAATGAAAACGTGGCCGACGATTCACGCGAGAGGCCCATCATCAGCCCGGCCGTAATCGTCGTGCCGCTGCGCGAAATGCCCGGCAAGATCGCCGTGGCTTGAAACAGTCCGATCACCAGCGCCTGCTTGAACGAGATGTTCGGATACAGCGTCGGACCCGACGGAAAACGCGACGACCACAGCAGCACCAGGCCCGTCACCGGCAGGAAGCAGCCGGCGGCCAGGGGGCTTTCGAGAAACTCTTTGCCGTAGTGCCGCAGCGGCAGCCCCAGCACGACGGCCGGGACGGTCCCGACGACCATCAAGGCCAGGACGCGCCGGTCCTCGTAGAGCAGCCGCCAGATGCGATTCCAGTAGACGACGAACACGCTGGCCAGCGTGCCCACGTGGAGAGCGATGGTCATCGTGATGGAATCGGGCAGCGTGCGTTGGCTGTATTGCCGGAACAGCGCGTTGAGAATGGCCAAGTGGCCATCGGAACTGATGGGCAGAAACTCGGTAATGCCCTGAACAATCCCCAGCAGGATGGTGAATCCGAGGTCCATGACGTTGGGCCGGAGCAAAGAAAAGGAAGCGACGCTCGAGTGAACCGGCCGCCCGGGGCCGCGCACACAAGCGGCCTAGGGTATCGGGGCGGCGGCGCGCGTCCAAGATGCCCCTGGTTGACCGGCGAGGAGAAGACCGCTCAGGTGCCGCTCACTTGGGAGCGAACGGATCGTCTTCTGCGGGTGGCTCGTCCGCGGGTGCATCCGCGGGCGGGGCATCGTCAGCGGCGGGTGCATCGCCGGCGGGTGCGTCATCTGCAGCAGGTGCCTCAGCGGCGGGTTCGTCGGCCGGGGCCCCTTCGTCTGCGGCCGGCGACGAGGTTCCAATCCGCGAAGGCCGTCGCACGGGACGATCGGGAAGCTTTTGGTGGACCAGCGGTTTGTCGCGACCGATCTCGTGGAGGCACTGCAAGATGCCCGATTCCGTGCCCAGGTAGATGCGGTCGGTGGTGACGTTCGTCACGCGCAGCGTCAGCCCCACCGCCGGCACGGAAGCCAGGCGTGATCCGGAGTTGGCGTCGATCACGGTGAGCTGATCGTGCTCGTCACCCGCATAGAGACGCGACTCGTTGGCAGCCAGTAGTTGGGTAATCCCCGGCGACCACCACCGTTCGCTGCCATCGGCCGCCGCGACACGGAACATGCCGCCTTGCTCGGCGAGGATATAGACACTGTCACCGACGGGAACGGGGACGTGCGAAACCGGGTTCCCCGCCGCAAACCGCCACAGTTCGGTGCCTTCGCCATCGCGAAGGGCATAGACATACCAGTCTCGGGACGACGCATAAACCGCGTCGTTCCCATAGCTGACGGCCGTCA includes:
- a CDS encoding PQQ-binding-like beta-propeller repeat protein → MRTRTGFAFVCLVLALAGRPAVAAAQAVGRSAVIAEPTAQRYGLHRAWVVHVDLDSAIDRIERVLVDRDAVFVQTVRGVVQCLDSETGVSRWSVRLANPNQPSSGVGANDKYAAVANGVTLYLIDRVTGQIAWSKKIHHTPAHSPAVSFERVFMPCLDGTMVSVSIDEPRSEDHAQRGSGIIFGRPIVTPHSIVWGTETGRVMSFSLVRFQNEYQVKTGGPVTAVSYGNDAVYASSRDWYVYALRDGEGTELWRFAAGNPVSHVPVPVGDSVYILAEQGGMFRVAAADGSERWWSPGITQLLAANESRLYAGDEHDQLTVIDANSGSRLASVPAVGLTLRVTNVTTDRIYLGTESGILQCLHEIGRDKPLVHQKLPDRPVRRPSRIGTSSPAADEGAPADEPAAEAPAADDAPAGDAPAADDAPPADAPADEPPAEDDPFAPK
- a CDS encoding undecaprenyl-diphosphate phosphatase, with amino-acid sequence MDLGFTILLGIVQGITEFLPISSDGHLAILNALFRQYSQRTLPDSITMTIALHVGTLASVFVVYWNRIWRLLYEDRRVLALMVVGTVPAVVLGLPLRHYGKEFLESPLAAGCFLPVTGLVLLWSSRFPSGPTLYPNISFKQALVIGLFQATAILPGISRSGTTITAGLMMGLSRESSATFSFLLVIPAIVGAAVLEIAELALGGATVSDSPGTLALGALVSFVVGVAALTLLLRLLNRGRFAQFAWWCIPVGMLAVIWQLSLR